In a genomic window of Magnolia sinica isolate HGM2019 chromosome 16, MsV1, whole genome shotgun sequence:
- the LOC131228679 gene encoding uncharacterized protein LOC131228679 gives MFHLGRVPNGAISAISPPPLCIAHPKPHLFSHPNRPKFNPRKTLNPNLTIANAESRPSQTALSNPTSQSPPFPSDEIVSVEEDRVPLEGVIQIERPTSSSRFESWARVALLAGGDVLVLLLFAAIGRYNHGFPVLDLETLHTADPFIAGWFLAAYFLGGYGDDGKGINGSNKAIIATAKSWAVGIPLGLIIRVATSGHIPSSSFVLVSMGSTAVLLIGWRALLTSLLPNDQRTKNDVYRRGSPFELFELLTSLVRRW, from the exons ATGTTTCATCTCGGCAGAGTTCCCAATGGAGCAATCTCTGCGATTTCACCTCCTCCCCTTTGCATTGCTCATCCAAAACCCCACCTCTTCTCTCATCCAAACAGACCCAAATTCAATCCTagaaaaaccctaaaccccaatctCACCATTGCCAATGCAGAATCCAGACCAAGCCAAACAGCCCTTTCCAACCCCACCTCTCAGTCCCCTCCTTTCCCCAGCGACGAGATCGTTTCCGTTGAAGAAGACAGGGTCCCGCTCGAAGGCGTGATCCAGATCGAGAGGCCCACCTCATCGTCCCGCTTCGAATCGTGGGC GCGGGTCGCGCTTCTTGCCGGTGGGGACGTTCTGGTTTTGCTTCTGTTCGCTGCGATCGGAAGATATAACCATGGGTTTCCAGTTCTCGATTTGGAGACTCTTCATACTGCAGACCCTTTTATTgctg GGTGGTTTTTGGCGGCTTATTTTCTTGGGGGTTATGGGGATGATGGGAAAGGAATCAATGGTTCGAATAAAGCCATTATTGCCACTGCCAAGTCATGGGCAGTGGGAATCCCG TTGGGATTGATCATCAGGGTAGCAACGTCAGGCCATATTCCATCATCCAGTTTTGTATTGGTAAGCATGGGAAGCACTGCTGTTTTGCTTATTGGATGGAGAGCGCTGCTTACTTCTCTTCTTCCTAATGATCAAAGAACGAAGAATGATGTGTACAGGCGTGGGAGCCCATTCGAACTTTTTGAG